The following is a genomic window from Caproiciproducens sp. CPB-2.
GCAAACGCTTTTCCCGAAATCGACAGCGACATCGCCACCGACCTTTCTCAGATCGACGGCGAGTATGCTGATTTTCGGAAACAGGTTGACCAACTGCAACAGGCGCACCCTTTCATCGAGCAGATTTTGGAGGGCGCGGGTGCGATTACGCTTTCTGCCGCTGAGCATGAAATCCTGCTGCGGTATCTCAGTCTGACAAGGCAGCTTGAGGATATGGAACGGCGGCAAATCTACTTCCGGGGACACACGGACAATTTTGCCTACCTCAAGAAGATAGGCGCACTTTAACCGAATATATCAGTATCGTAAAAGCGGCGTTGGCTTAAAACCAACGCCGCTTTTGCATTTTTATGGACTTTCTAAGGGGCTGATGATATTATAAAGATAATAGTAACCTTCCTGATAGCTAGTTGAAGTTGAGGCTAGGATACCAGTTGCTAATTATAGCAATGAGCATTTCAATATACAAACTTGACACTATCAATCATTATTTCGTTAAATGGAGGGATTAATGTGGCTGACAAAAGCATTTGCTATTACCGGGGAAAAGAGAAGCAAGACATATCTATTGAAGCACTGCGTAACGAGGTAGCTCAGTTCCTTCAAATTGATAATCTAAGCTTCTTAATTGGTGCAGGATGTTCGAGCAATGTAATTGACGGACGGGAAACCGGAATACCAGGCATGGCTGCAATATATGATGGCTTCTTTTCTGAAAAGCCAGCCTTTGATATTGCAGGAGAAAAAATGAACGGACGCTTTGATAAGAATCTCGAAAAACTGATTGAGGCGTTAGGCGCAGTCCAAATAGCAAATCAGATCGTTGAAATGGATGCACAAGCCACGGAGAAAACTA
Proteins encoded in this region:
- a CDS encoding DUF6664 family protein gives rise to the protein MNPKDSFYNLAERIANAFPEIDSDIATDLSQIDGEYADFRKQVDQLQQAHPFIEQILEGAGAITLSAAEHEILLRYLSLTRQLEDMERRQIYFRGHTDNFAYLKKIGAL